In the genome of Nonlabens sp. MB-3u-79, one region contains:
- a CDS encoding FtsL-like putative cell division protein: protein MAAKIYDILKGSFLTNDDAFKNWRFILFAAFLAIVMIYTGHSYERKVHKLAALNEQVTELHSEYTDLERRLMFMQMESTVAVKIKKKGIAPAQNPPQKIIILKTKDGNN, encoded by the coding sequence ATGGCTGCCAAAATCTATGACATATTAAAAGGTAGTTTTTTAACTAATGATGATGCTTTTAAAAACTGGCGGTTTATTCTGTTTGCTGCTTTTCTAGCCATTGTCATGATTTACACAGGTCATAGTTACGAGAGAAAGGTGCACAAACTAGCTGCTCTTAATGAACAAGTTACTGAGCTGCATAGCGAGTATACCGATTTAGAAAGAAGGTTGATGTTCATGCAAATGGAATCTACCGTGGCTGTAAAAATTAAAAAGAAAGGAATTGCTCCGGCTCAAAATCCGCCGCAGAAGATTATAATCTTAAAGACCAAAGATGGCAACAACTAG
- a CDS encoding alpha/beta fold hydrolase, giving the protein MTHDLIKDGKFEYYTTGKGTPIIILHGLMGGLSNFQGVIDYFPPKGYQVVVPTLPMYSTPLIKTSVGTFAKHINAFINHMGWDEVILLGNSLGGHIGLVTTKMFPEKIKALVITGSSGLYESAMGDSYPKKGDYEYIKAKSQDVFYDPAVATKEIVDEVFATVNDRNKLLKTLAIAKSAIRHNMSKDLPNMTTPICIIWGKQDGVTPPNVAVEFHEKLPNSDLYWVDKCGHAAMMEHPDEFNEILNSWLEKRGL; this is encoded by the coding sequence ATGACGCACGATCTTATCAAAGACGGTAAATTTGAATATTATACTACTGGAAAGGGTACCCCTATCATCATATTGCATGGTTTGATGGGTGGCCTAAGTAATTTCCAAGGTGTAATCGATTATTTCCCTCCTAAAGGATATCAAGTCGTCGTGCCTACTTTACCCATGTACTCCACTCCCTTGATTAAAACTAGCGTCGGGACCTTTGCAAAACACATCAATGCTTTTATCAATCATATGGGATGGGATGAAGTGATCTTATTAGGCAATTCTCTAGGTGGACATATAGGTCTTGTGACTACAAAGATGTTTCCTGAAAAAATAAAAGCGCTGGTCATCACTGGCAGTTCTGGACTTTATGAAAGTGCTATGGGTGATAGCTACCCCAAAAAGGGAGATTATGAATACATCAAAGCAAAAAGTCAGGATGTTTTTTATGATCCCGCTGTCGCTACAAAAGAAATTGTGGATGAGGTTTTTGCAACGGTTAATGACCGTAATAAATTGCTCAAAACACTCGCCATTGCAAAGAGTGCTATACGCCACAATATGTCAAAGGATCTTCCTAATATGACAACGCCCATTTGCATTATCTGGGGAAAACAAGACGGAGTTACACCACCTAATGTCGCTGTAGAATTTCATGAAAAACTACCTAATAGTGATCTTTATTGGGTGGACAAATGTGGACACGCCGCCATGATGGAACACCCAGATGAATTCAACGAGATTTTAAACAGCTGGTTGGAAAAAAGAGGACTTTAA
- the mraZ gene encoding division/cell wall cluster transcriptional repressor MraZ — MINFIGTYECKTDAKGRFMMPAALKKQLTPVMQEGFVIKRAVFQPCLELYPLVEWNKMMEKLNGLNRFNRKHNDFIRRFTAGVKTVEVDANGRLLIPRDLITIAGITKEVTVSSAVNILEIWDKERYEAAIDDSLDDFADLAEEVMGNDTTDLLS, encoded by the coding sequence ATGATCAACTTTATAGGAACATACGAGTGTAAAACCGACGCCAAAGGGCGGTTCATGATGCCAGCCGCTTTAAAGAAGCAGTTGACACCTGTCATGCAAGAAGGTTTTGTAATCAAAAGGGCCGTTTTTCAGCCTTGCCTAGAGTTGTACCCATTAGTGGAGTGGAATAAGATGATGGAAAAATTGAACGGCTTAAACCGATTCAATAGAAAGCACAATGATTTCATACGTCGTTTTACCGCTGGAGTTAAAACTGTTGAGGTGGATGCAAATGGGCGATTGCTCATTCCCAGAGACCTCATAACCATTGCAGGAATCACAAAAGAAGTTACCGTTTCAAGTGCGGTAAATATATTAGAAATCTGGGATAAGGAAAGGTATGAAGCGGCTATTGATGACTCGCTAGATGACTTTGCTGATCTCGCTGAAGAAGTAATGGGAAATGACACAACCGATCTCTTATCATAA
- the gldB gene encoding gliding motility lipoprotein GldB, translated as MNLIKFFIILAFAKAITSCTPTHKVEEEIANIQVDVDLITFHKEFASANAADLPNLKEKFPLFFPPRVPDSMWISKLMGKDTIHNALENAVRDADFNYQEMERQMKDVMRHVIYYFPEFEATPMVTVLSDVNYRQKVIPTASQLIISIDTYLGKDHELYGGINKYQRENLNREQLPADVALAYARLFVNPSMERALLDNMIYHGKLHYVQELFAPKATGDQLLNYSPEKYVFTVENESQMWRYFIDNEMLYDTDSKLLSRFILPAPFSKFYLEVDQQTPGGVGRYIGYRMVKSFMENNQVDLETMIDLNAEEIFKRSKYKPLQ; from the coding sequence ATGAATTTAATTAAGTTTTTTATTATTCTCGCTTTCGCGAAAGCGATTACCTCATGTACTCCTACTCATAAAGTCGAAGAGGAGATCGCTAACATACAAGTGGATGTTGATTTGATCACTTTTCATAAAGAATTTGCCAGTGCAAATGCAGCAGATCTTCCTAATTTAAAAGAAAAATTCCCTCTCTTTTTTCCGCCTAGAGTTCCAGACAGCATGTGGATTTCTAAATTAATGGGGAAAGATACCATTCATAACGCATTAGAAAATGCAGTAAGGGATGCCGATTTTAATTATCAGGAAATGGAGCGCCAAATGAAGGATGTCATGCGTCATGTCATTTATTATTTTCCAGAATTTGAAGCGACGCCTATGGTAACGGTTCTCTCTGATGTAAATTACCGTCAGAAAGTGATTCCTACAGCTAGTCAATTGATCATTTCTATAGACACCTATTTAGGTAAGGATCACGAATTGTACGGAGGAATCAATAAATACCAGCGAGAGAATTTAAATCGAGAACAACTTCCAGCAGATGTGGCTCTGGCTTATGCGAGACTTTTTGTAAACCCCTCTATGGAGCGTGCCTTATTAGATAATATGATCTACCATGGAAAGCTTCATTATGTTCAAGAGCTTTTTGCCCCTAAAGCTACAGGCGATCAGTTGTTGAACTATTCGCCAGAGAAATACGTGTTTACCGTAGAAAATGAGTCTCAAATGTGGCGCTATTTTATAGATAATGAGATGCTGTATGATACCGACTCTAAGTTGCTTTCCAGATTCATACTCCCAGCGCCTTTTTCAAAGTTTTACCTAGAAGTAGATCAACAAACTCCTGGTGGAGTAGGTCGTTATATAGGATACCGAATGGTCAAGTCATTCATGGAAAATAATCAAGTGGATCTAGAAACCATGATCGACTTAAACGCAGAAGAAATTTTTAAACGTTCTAAATACAAACCTTTACAGTAA
- the rsmH gene encoding 16S rRNA (cytosine(1402)-N(4))-methyltransferase RsmH, with amino-acid sequence MTQPISYHNPVLLKESVDGLNIDPSGVYVDVTFGGGGHSREILARLGPEGKLFAFDQDIDALKNAIEDDRFLLIPQNFGYMKRFLRLYGIKEVDGILADLGVSSHQFDEAARGFSTRFDARLDMRMNQDQDLDAVIVLNQYSEEDLVRIFKSYGELRIALKLAQRIVAARQESEVTTVADLKAICAPLVPERIEHKLLAQVFQAIRIEVNKEMEVLYDFLRQSENILKIGGRLSVISYHSLEDRPVKRFMRNGLFEGEPEKDVFGRSSVPFKKIGKMIIPSREEIKENNRARSAKLRIAEKIERE; translated from the coding sequence ATGACACAACCGATCTCTTATCATAATCCAGTTCTTTTAAAAGAATCTGTAGATGGATTGAATATCGATCCATCTGGCGTATACGTGGATGTAACTTTTGGCGGTGGAGGACACTCTCGAGAGATACTTGCTCGATTAGGCCCCGAAGGAAAGCTTTTTGCTTTTGATCAAGATATAGACGCCCTAAAGAATGCGATTGAAGATGATCGCTTTCTGTTGATTCCTCAGAATTTCGGTTATATGAAGCGCTTTTTAAGACTTTATGGTATTAAAGAAGTAGACGGGATTTTGGCAGATTTAGGTGTGAGTTCCCATCAGTTTGATGAAGCAGCACGAGGGTTTTCTACCCGCTTTGATGCGCGATTAGATATGCGTATGAATCAAGATCAAGATCTAGATGCTGTCATTGTATTGAATCAATACAGTGAAGAAGATCTTGTTAGAATTTTTAAGTCTTATGGGGAACTGCGTATAGCGCTTAAGCTAGCACAACGCATTGTAGCAGCAAGACAAGAGTCTGAAGTCACCACCGTTGCCGACCTTAAGGCGATTTGTGCTCCTTTAGTTCCAGAACGTATAGAACACAAGCTGCTGGCTCAAGTCTTTCAAGCCATACGCATTGAAGTGAATAAAGAGATGGAAGTGCTCTACGATTTTTTAAGACAGTCCGAAAATATTTTAAAAATAGGTGGAAGGCTGAGTGTGATTTCTTACCATTCTTTAGAAGACCGTCCAGTAAAAAGGTTTATGAGAAATGGTCTTTTTGAAGGAGAGCCAGAGAAAGATGTTTTCGGTAGGTCCAGTGTGCCTTTTAAGAAAATAGGTAAAATGATCATTCCTTCCAGAGAAGAGATTAAGGAAAATAACCGCGCGAGAAGTGCTAAGCTTCGTATTGCAGAGAAAATAGAAAGAGAATAA
- the gldC gene encoding gliding motility protein GldC: MSDKKNRSTIKIGIELDENRVPENIRWSAPDGGVDAAEAKAMMVSMWDSKDKESFRIDLWTKDMPVDEMRVFFHQTLVSMADTYHRATNDDKMRDTMIDFCDYFAEKLNLKEEE, encoded by the coding sequence ATGTCAGATAAAAAAAATAGATCTACCATAAAAATTGGAATTGAACTGGATGAAAATCGAGTTCCAGAAAACATCAGATGGAGTGCTCCAGATGGTGGCGTAGACGCTGCAGAAGCAAAAGCCATGATGGTCTCTATGTGGGATAGTAAGGATAAGGAATCTTTCCGTATTGACTTATGGACCAAGGATATGCCAGTTGATGAAATGCGCGTTTTCTTTCACCAGACACTAGTTTCTATGGCAGATACCTATCATCGTGCCACTAATGATGATAAGATGAGAGATACCATGATTGATTTTTGTGATTATTTTGCAGAGAAATTAAATCTTAAGGAAGAGGAATAG
- a CDS encoding penicillin-binding protein, producing MATTSKNILNKMYLVGAVFVIVALLVVVQIINIQFVDGDAYRAKAEQRIFRNDTIPSTRGNLYDANGQLLATSISKYDIRFDALAPSTQDFNDNIAALAEALSMKFNTSKDYYLQKLRKAHSNRNRYMLIAKNLNYGDYKEIREFPLFEKGPYRGGLIIEKRIVREHPLGKMAERIVGYDRNGSAPVGLEGAFAPYLRGSDGVRLEQKIGKNQWKPISSENEIDPNDGYDVYTTIDVNMQDVAHHALLEQLEYFEADHGTAVVMEVATGEIKALSNLGRGESGKYFEKRNYAVWESHEPGSTFKLMSVIAALEDKVVDTSTVFDTQGGKISYYGRNVRDSKYGGYGKISVAKAFEVSSNTALVQMIQNNYKSHPDDYVNRLYSMNLNEKLDLPIKGEGVPMIPHPDDANWSGLSLPWMGFGYGVQLTPLQTLTFYNAVANNGVMVKPRLIREVKSKERLIEQFDREIINPAICSQNTIDKVKVMMENVVKRGTADNLYSKNFSMAGKTGTCQAEYWKSPGNYIASFAGYFPADKPKYSCIVVIHKPNTKKGYYGNIVAGPVFKTIAQKIYANNPLLDEVELQKSIPARIAKSHDNYLKTIHQQAETSISKMPDLIGMEAMDAIAIVENLGAKVVLRGSGRVSSQSLKAGTKLSSTVKVTLTLL from the coding sequence ATGGCAACAACTAGTAAAAACATATTAAATAAAATGTACCTAGTAGGTGCCGTGTTTGTTATTGTTGCGCTATTGGTTGTTGTTCAAATTATCAATATTCAATTTGTTGATGGGGATGCTTACAGAGCAAAAGCTGAGCAGCGCATTTTCAGAAACGACACCATACCTTCTACAAGAGGGAATTTATACGATGCTAATGGTCAGTTGCTGGCGACTTCTATCAGTAAATACGATATTCGTTTTGATGCTTTGGCACCATCCACCCAAGATTTTAATGATAACATAGCAGCTCTGGCAGAGGCATTATCAATGAAATTTAATACGTCTAAAGATTATTACCTCCAAAAATTGAGAAAAGCACACAGCAACCGCAACCGCTATATGCTTATCGCAAAAAACCTCAATTATGGAGACTATAAAGAAATTAGAGAGTTCCCTTTATTTGAAAAGGGTCCTTACCGGGGCGGTCTTATTATAGAAAAAAGGATCGTTCGGGAACATCCGTTGGGGAAAATGGCTGAGCGTATTGTAGGCTATGATCGCAACGGCAGTGCACCTGTAGGTTTAGAAGGTGCTTTTGCTCCTTATTTAAGAGGTAGTGATGGCGTGCGTTTAGAACAAAAAATAGGTAAGAATCAATGGAAGCCTATCTCAAGCGAGAATGAAATTGATCCTAATGATGGTTATGATGTGTATACCACTATCGATGTCAACATGCAAGATGTTGCTCATCATGCTTTATTAGAACAGCTGGAGTATTTTGAAGCAGACCACGGTACTGCGGTGGTTATGGAAGTGGCTACCGGAGAGATCAAAGCGCTTTCTAATTTAGGTAGAGGAGAAAGTGGTAAATATTTTGAAAAGAGAAACTATGCGGTTTGGGAATCTCATGAACCAGGTTCTACCTTTAAATTGATGAGTGTAATTGCTGCATTAGAAGATAAAGTAGTCGATACCAGTACTGTTTTTGATACTCAAGGCGGGAAAATTTCCTATTACGGTCGTAATGTGCGAGATTCTAAATACGGTGGTTACGGAAAAATAAGTGTTGCAAAAGCCTTTGAGGTTTCTTCAAACACAGCATTGGTGCAAATGATTCAAAACAATTATAAATCACATCCAGATGATTATGTGAATCGATTGTACAGTATGAATCTAAATGAAAAATTAGACCTTCCTATTAAAGGGGAAGGCGTTCCTATGATTCCGCATCCAGACGATGCTAACTGGAGCGGTCTTTCTTTGCCGTGGATGGGATTCGGTTATGGGGTGCAATTAACGCCACTTCAAACATTGACCTTTTACAATGCTGTAGCTAATAATGGTGTAATGGTGAAGCCTCGACTTATTAGAGAAGTGAAGTCTAAGGAACGATTGATAGAACAATTTGACAGAGAGATTATCAATCCTGCCATCTGTTCTCAGAATACCATCGATAAGGTAAAAGTGATGATGGAGAATGTGGTAAAAAGAGGAACGGCAGATAATCTTTACAGTAAAAATTTCTCTATGGCAGGTAAAACAGGGACCTGTCAGGCAGAGTACTGGAAAAGTCCAGGAAATTATATAGCTTCTTTTGCTGGGTACTTTCCAGCAGATAAGCCCAAGTACAGTTGTATAGTAGTCATACACAAGCCAAATACTAAAAAAGGATACTACGGTAACATTGTAGCTGGACCAGTTTTTAAAACCATTGCTCAAAAAATCTACGCTAACAACCCATTATTAGATGAGGTAGAACTACAAAAATCCATACCTGCACGGATTGCAAAGTCACATGACAATTACCTAAAGACCATACATCAACAAGCGGAAACAAGTATTAGTAAAATGCCCGATTTAATAGGTATGGAGGCTATGGATGCCATTGCAATAGTCGAAAACCTAGGGGCTAAAGTAGTTCTTAGAGGTTCTGGGAGAGTAAGCTCTCAAAGTTTAAAAGCAGGGACAAAATTGTCTTCTACAGTTAAAGTAACACTCACATTATTATGA
- the yihA gene encoding ribosome biogenesis GTP-binding protein YihA/YsxC, which yields MNITSAEFIISNQDVSKCPNSGIPEYAFIGRSNVGKSSLINMLVNQKSLAKTSGRPGKTQLINHFLINKTWHLVDLPGYGYARVSKSSKAKFQKFITKYFEKREQLVCGFVLVDIRHDPQPIDVEFMEWLGESEIPFSIVFTKADKLKPKALERNVEAYKKFLLEGIWEEMPPYFITSASNNQGKEELLNYIHGINETLK from the coding sequence ATGAATATTACGAGCGCAGAATTTATTATATCCAATCAAGACGTATCCAAGTGTCCTAATTCTGGTATTCCAGAATATGCATTTATAGGAAGGTCTAACGTAGGGAAGTCTTCATTGATCAATATGTTAGTGAATCAAAAAAGTCTTGCCAAAACATCTGGAAGACCCGGAAAAACGCAACTGATCAATCACTTCTTGATCAACAAAACATGGCATCTGGTCGATTTACCTGGTTATGGTTATGCCCGAGTTTCCAAATCTAGCAAAGCCAAATTTCAAAAATTTATCACGAAGTATTTTGAAAAACGCGAGCAGTTGGTATGCGGATTTGTGCTAGTAGACATAAGACATGATCCACAACCTATAGATGTAGAATTTATGGAATGGCTAGGAGAAAGTGAAATACCTTTTAGCATTGTTTTTACTAAAGCAGATAAATTAAAACCCAAAGCATTAGAGCGCAATGTGGAGGCTTATAAAAAGTTTTTACTGGAAGGCATATGGGAAGAAATGCCTCCTTATTTTATCACCAGTGCTTCAAACAATCAAGGTAAAGAAGAATTGCTGAATTATATCCACGGGATTAATGAGACGCTCAAATAA
- a CDS encoding DUF3820 family protein has protein sequence MEEPLFDHNLLIEMAWYKMPFGAHKGKFLSEVPESYYIWFRRQGFPTGKLGNYMQTVFDMKVNGIEGMLREIRRNTVNDRPVF, from the coding sequence ATGGAAGAACCCCTTTTTGATCACAACTTACTCATAGAGATGGCTTGGTATAAAATGCCTTTTGGCGCTCATAAAGGTAAGTTCTTAAGTGAAGTGCCAGAGTCCTATTACATTTGGTTCAGAAGGCAAGGTTTTCCTACCGGTAAATTAGGAAACTATATGCAGACCGTTTTTGATATGAAAGTAAACGGTATAGAAGGGATGTTAAGAGAAATACGCAGGAATACGGTGAATGATAGGCCGGTTTTTTAA